From the Lactobacillus johnsonii genome, the window TTAGTTGCACTCGAAACAGGAAAAGTAGACATGGTTATTTCGGCAATGACGCCTACTCCTGAAAGAAAGCAAAGTGTAGCATTTTCAAAAATTTACTATAAGCCAAGTGGTGAATATTTCTTAGTAAATAAAAAGGATAAAGACAAGTACACAAGTATTCAAAGTCTTAAAGGTCAAACGGTTGGAGCACAAACGGGGAGTAACCAATATAATTTAGTTAAATCTCAAATGAAAGATTCTAAATTAAAGGGTCTTGGGAAAATTAACAATCTTGTTTTAGCCTTGCAATCAGGCAAGGTTTCTGCAGTAGTAGTAGAAGAATTAATTGCTAAAGCATATGCCGAAAATAATAGTGGCTTAGCTGCAGTTCATTCAAACTTAAAAGAAACTCAAGCGGGAAATGCAGTTGCAATTGCTAAAGGACAAGATGATTTAGTAGCTCAAGTAAATAAGACAATTGATCAAGTTCAGAAGAAAGATTTGATTAGTAAAGAATATTTACCAGCGGCTGCTAAATATATGAAGACAGAAAAGAAAAGTAATACTTTTGCCAAGTACATTCCATATTTCTTTAAGGGTATTTGGTACACAATCGTAATTACTATTTTTTCAGTAATTATTGGTATTGTTTTAGGTATCATTTTAGCTTTGATGCGTTTATCAAAGAATCCAATTTTACACTGGCTTGCTGTTTGCTACATTGAATTTATCCGTGGTACGCCGCAAATGGTACAAATTTTATTTGTTTACTTCGGAATTGGATATTTGATTTCTAATCTTTCCGCTTTAGTTGCAGGTATTATTGCGATTGGACTTAATTCTGGAGCCTATGTGGCTGAAGATATTAGGTCAGGAATTGATTCTTTACCAAAAGGCCAGATGGAAGCAGCTCGCTCACTTGGTTTAAGCCGTCAAAAAGCCTTTAGATATGTCATTATTCCGCAGGCAATTAAGAACATTTGGCCAGCTTTAGGCAATGAATTTATTACTTTATTAAAGGATAGTTCGTTAGTTTCAGTAATTGGAGTTGCAGAACTAATGTATCAAACACAATTAGTTCAAACTTCAACTTATAAGGGTGTTCTACCATTATTTATTGCCATGATTATTTACTTTATTATGACTTTCTCATTAACGAGATTATTGAATCACTTTGAAAAGAGGATGAAGCGTAATGACAATGATTAAGGTTGAACATTTAAAGAAGAGTTTTGGAAAAAAAGAAGTCCTCAAAGATATTTCTGCAAATGTTGAGAAGGGAAAAGTTATTAGTATCATTGGTCCATCAGGTTCAGGTAAGAGTACATTTTTACGCTGTCT encodes:
- a CDS encoding ABC transporter substrate-binding protein/permease, with product MKKTKLLSFFFALLMFFSLGATFIKPAQAASQKQVAEGSVLKKIKKSGELVVGTSADYPPLEFTASENGKTKYVGVDIELAKDIAKDLGVKLVIKNMSFDSLLVALETGKVDMVISAMTPTPERKQSVAFSKIYYKPSGEYFLVNKKDKDKYTSIQSLKGQTVGAQTGSNQYNLVKSQMKDSKLKGLGKINNLVLALQSGKVSAVVVEELIAKAYAENNSGLAAVHSNLKETQAGNAVAIAKGQDDLVAQVNKTIDQVQKKDLISKEYLPAAAKYMKTEKKSNTFAKYIPYFFKGIWYTIVITIFSVIIGIVLGIILALMRLSKNPILHWLAVCYIEFIRGTPQMVQILFVYFGIGYLISNLSALVAGIIAIGLNSGAYVAEDIRSGIDSLPKGQMEAARSLGLSRQKAFRYVIIPQAIKNIWPALGNEFITLLKDSSLVSVIGVAELMYQTQLVQTSTYKGVLPLFIAMIIYFIMTFSLTRLLNHFEKRMKRNDND